From Carya illinoinensis cultivar Pawnee chromosome 5, C.illinoinensisPawnee_v1, whole genome shotgun sequence, one genomic window encodes:
- the LOC122308805 gene encoding pentatricopeptide repeat-containing protein At5g66520-like — protein sequence MFPNKLSSLLFLPKSLSYSHSPLSSLPPRPSLLQTKQAHARIIVHGLASDVVLLGHLLSFLALAPSSSLEYSLSVYRTLSYPSVFASNNMIRCFAKSDSPRGSVVLYSSMRQGNVALPNSHTFTFVLQACSKALAIHEGTQVHSHVVKLGFGVDVFISNALIHLYSACCRMECSKRVFQENIHHRDVVSWNSILAGLVRDGQIGVAETMFGKMPERDAISWSTMIMGYVQNGQLEEGLECFKEMRERGLKPNEAILVTVLSASAQMGLLEHGRLVHSIINSLNFRMTTSLGTALVDMYAKCGCIEQSKLLFNSMHQRDISSWNVMICGLASHGLGKEALAHFETFVKEGFRPVNVTFIGVLNACSRAGLVREGRHYFKLMTENYDIEPEMEHYGCMVDLLGRAGFINEAVDLIEKMPAPPDPVLWATLLGACKIHGLVELGEMIGNKLIHLDPNHDGHYVQLASIYAKSRKWEDVVRVRRLMFKQNTNKIAGWSLIEAEGRVHQFVAGDRKHERSSEIYKMLETIGRRISEAGYTPNISSVLHDIGEEEKENVIKEHSERLAIAYGMLVTGVGDCIRIVKNLRVCEDCHEVSKMISQVFEREIVVRDGSRFHHFKEGKCSCHDFW from the coding sequence atgttCCCAAATAAACTCAGCTCCCTCCTTTTTCTCCCCAAATCACTTTCATACTCTCACTcacctctctcctctctcccacCCCGCCCTTCCCTCTTGCAAACCAAGCAAGCCCACGCTCGCATCATCGTCCACGGCCTTGCCTCCGATGTCGTCCTCCTTGGTCACCTTCTCTCCTTTCTTGCTCTTGCCCCATCGTCCTCATTGGAGTATTCCCTCTCCGTTTATCGGACACTCAGTTACCCAAGCGTTTTCGCCTCTAACAACATGATCCGGTGCTTCGCCAAGAGCGACTCGCCTCGTGGATCAGTTGTGCTATACTCGTCTATGCGGCAAGGAAATGTGGCACTACCCAATTCCCATACTTTTACGTTTGTTCTGCAAGCTTGTAGCAAGGCTTTGGCTATACATGAAGGGACTCAAGTTCACAGCCATGTGGTGAAATTGGGTTTTGGTGTGGATGTTTTTATTTCGAATGCGTTGATTCACTTGTATTCTGCTTGCTGTCGAATGGAATGTTCGAAACGGGTATTCCAGGAGAATATCCATCATCGAGATGTAGTCTCTTGGAATTCAATACTGGCCGGGTTGGTAAGAGATGGGCAGATTGGTGTTGCAGAGACAATGTTTGGCAAAATGCCGGAGAGAGATGCTATCTCTTGGAGTACGATgattatgggttatgtgcagaACGGACAGTTGGAAGAAGGGTTGGAGTGCTTtaaagagatgagagagagggggTTGAAGCCGAATGAGGCCATATTGGTCACGGTGCTTTCGGCATCAGCCCAGATGGGTCTGCTAGAACATGGTAGATTAGTTCATTCCATCATAAATTCGTTGAATTTCCGGATGACAACTTCGCTTGGTACAGCGCTAGTTGACATGTATGCAAAATGCGGATGCATTGAACAGTCTAAACTCTTGTTCAACAGTATGCACCAGCGAGATATTTCGTCATGGAATGTCATGATTTGTGGGCTGGCCTCACATGGACTTGGAAAGGAAGCTCTTGCACATTTTGAAACGTTCGTGAAGGAGGGCTTCCGTCCTGTGAATGTGACTTTCATTGGGGTCTTGAATGCCTGTAGTAGAGCAGGTTTGGTCAGAGagggcagacattattttaagTTAATGACAGAAAATTATGACATTGAGCCGGAGATGGAGCACTATGGGTGCATGGTTGATCTTTTGGGCCGTGCTGGATTTATCAATGAAGCTGTTGACCTGATTGAAAAGATGCCAGCTCCACCAGATCCAGTATTGTGGGCAACATTGCTTGGTGCTTGTAAGATTCATGGATTAGTGGAACTGGGTGAAATGATTGGAAACAAGTTGATACACTTGGACCCAAACCATGATGGGCATTATGTACAATTAGCCAGCATATATGCCAAATCAAGGAAATGGGAAGACGTGGTTCGAGTTCGGAGACTGATGTTTAAGCAAAACACTAATAAAATTGCAGGTTGGAGCTTGATAGAAGCAGAGGGGAGAGTTCATCAATTTGTTGCAGGGGATAGAAAGCACGAGCGTTCTTCAGAGATTTACAAAATGCTTGAAACGATTGGGAGACGAATATCAGAAGCTGGTTACACACCAAACATTTCATCCGTATTGCATGAcataggagaagaagaaaaagagaacgtAATTAAAGAGCATAGCGAGAGGCTGGCAATTGCTTATGGTATGTTAGTGACAGGGGTTGGGGATTGCATACGAATAGTGAAGAATTTGAGGGTTTGTGAGGATTGTCATGAGGTGAGCAAGATGATCTCCCAGgtgtttgagagagagattgtTGTGAGAGATGGGAGcagatttcatcattttaaagaGGGAAAATGTTCTTGCCATGATTTTTGGTAA
- the LOC122308804 gene encoding non-lysosomal glucosylceramidase isoform X4 produces MMKDGVHSVLLHHNTANGLPPLTFAVAAEETDGVHVSECPCFVISGNSQGISAKDMWQEIKEFGSFDCLNFSEPSVPSATGSSVGAAIAASVTIPSNAVRSATFSLAWDCPEVNFLSGKSYYRRYTKFYGTQGDAAAKIAHDAILEHGHWESRIEAWQRPILEDKRLPEWYPITLFNELYYLNSGGTIWTDGSPPTHSLVSIAKRKFSLDRSSSGLKDIIDVPHQNDTAADILERMTLILEQIHTKISSNSAFGTNLLQKGEENIGQFLYLEGIEYHMWNTYDVHFYSSFALVMLFPKLELSIQRDFAAAVMMHDPNKIKLLHDGQWVPRKVLGAVPHDIGINDPWFEVNAYNLYNTDRWKDLNPKFVLQVYRDVVATGDKKFAEAVWPSVYVAMAYMDQFDKDRDGMIENEGFPDQTYDTWSASGVSAYSGGLWVAALQAASAMAHEVGDKGSEDYFWFKFQKAKGVYEKLWNGSYFNYDSSGGSSSSSIQADQLAGQWYCRACDLLPVVDQDKARSALQKVYNYNVLKVKDGRRGAVNGMLPDGKVDLSSMQSREIWAGVTYAVAATMIHEDMFDMAYQTAGGVYEAAWSEEGLGYSFQTPEGWTTEEQYRSICYMRPLAIWAMQWALTRPTIMEPEMKADVKEDSLFRAHSGFSRVSRLLKLPEERTRRGLVQAVYEYTRKRIGM; encoded by the exons At GATGAAGGATGGTGTGCACAGTGTACTTCTGCACCACAA TACTGCAAATGGACTACCCCCTCTGACCTTTGCAGTTGCAGCAGAGGAGACTGATGGAGTTCATGTCTCTGAGTGCCCTTGCTTTGTGATATCAGGTAACTCCCAGGGTATCTCAGCAAAAGACATGTGGCAGGAAATAAAGGAG TTTGGATCCTTTGACTGCCTCAATTTCTCTGAGCCATCAGTGCCTTCAGCAACAGGATCATCTGTTGGGGCAGCCATTGCTGCTTCTGttacaattccatctaatgcaGTACGTTCTGCTACATTCTCGCTGGCGTGGGACTGCCCTGAAGTAAATTTTTTGAGTGGAAAATCTTATTACCG GCGTTACACTAAGTTCTATGGCACTCAAGGTGATGCTGCTGCAAAGATTGCACATGATGCCATTCTTG AGCATGGCCATTGGGAGTCCCGGATAGAAGCATGGCAAAGACCTATTCTTGAAGACAAGCGACTTCCTGAATG GTATCCCATTACTCTCTTTAATGAGCTCTATTATCTAAATTCAGGGGGTACAATTTGGACAG ATGGATCACCCCCGACACATAGTTTAGTGAGCATTGCCAAAAGGAAGTTTTCCCTTGACAGGTCCAGTTCAGGTCTGAAGGACATTATTGATGTACCCCATCAAAATGATACTGctgctgatattcttgaaagGATGACTTTAATACTAGAGCAAATTCACACCAAAATTTCATCAAATTCTGCATTTGGAACAAATCTGCttcaaaaaggagaagaaaacattGGGCAATTCCTTTATCTTGAAGGGATTGAATATCACATGTGGAACACCTACGATGTTCATTTCTACTCATCTTTTGCACTAGTCATGCTATTTCCAAAACTCGAACTTAGCATCCAAAGGGACTTTGCAGCGGCAGTAATGATGCATGATCCCAATAAGATTAAACTTTTACATGATGGACAGTGGGTCCCAAGAAAGGTTCTAGGAGCTGTTCCTCATGATATTGGAATAAATGATCCATGGTTTGAAGTAAATGCTTACAACCTTTATAACACTGATAGGTGGAAGGACTTGAATCCAAAATTTGTTCTCCAAGTTTACAGGGATGTGGTTGCTACAGGTGATAAGAAGTTTGCAGAAGCTGTTTGGCCATCTGTGTATGTCGCAATGGCTTATATGGACCAATTTGACAAGGACAGAGATGGGATGATTGAGAATGAAGGCTTCCCTGATCAAACTTATGATACGTGGTCTGCATCTGGTGTGAGTGCATATAGTGGTGGGTTGTGGGTGGCAGCCTTGCAGGCTGCATCAGCCATGGCACATGAAGTAGGTGATAAGGGTTCTGAAGATTACTTTTGGTTTAAGTTTCAGAAAGCAAAAGGTGTGTATGAGAAACTATGGAATGGTTCTTACTTTAATTATGACAGCAGTGGAGGAAGTTCAAGTTCATCTATTCAAGCTGATCAATTGGCTGGACAATG GTATTGTAGAGCATGTGATCTTTTACCAGTTGTTGATCAAGACAAGGCCAGAAGTGCACTGCAAAAGGTCTATAATTACAATGTCTTAAAGGTGAAGGATGGAAGGAGGGGGGCTGTCAACGGGATGCTACCTGATGGAAAGGTCGACTTGTCTTCCATGCAATCGAGAGAAATATGGGCTGGAGTCACGTATGCTGTTGCTGCAACAATGATCCACGAAGATATGTTTGATATGGCATATCAGACTGCAGGTGGAGTCTATGAAGCTGCATGGTCCGAGGAAGGACTTGG TTATTCCTTTCAGACACCTGAAGGTTGGACGACTGAGGAGCAATACAGATCCATATGTTACATGCGGCCTTTGGCCATATGGGCGATGCAGTGGGCGTTAACGAGACCAACAATTATGGAGCCGGAGATGAAAGCAGATGTGAAAGAAGATTCTCTGTTTAGGGCGCATTCTGGATTCTCGAGAGTTTCTCGACTTTTAAAGTTACCCGAAGAGAGAACGCGTAGAGGTCTTGTACAGGCTGTATATGAATACACTAGGAAGAGGATTGGGATGTAA